The genomic window CGGCGTCACCGCCAGCCACTGCGGCGAGGTCGGCGACCAGGTGTCGTCGGCGGATTCCTGGCAGCTGGGACCGTCGGGCACGGTGGTCTCCACCAACGAATACCTGGATTACGCGGTCATCGAGTTCGGCTCCAACGCCGCGGTCACCCGCAGCTACAACGGGGTAACGGTCAACTCCCTCGACAGTGACGGGGTGAACCGGGGCGACGTGCTGTGCAAGCAAGGCGTGGCCACGGGCCACGACTGCGCCACCACCTGGCTCACCGGACAGGAGGCGCACGTGACGCAGCTGTGCGCGATGGCGGGGGACTCCGGGGCGCCGGTGCTGGCAGGGGACCGGCTCGTGGGGCACATCTCGCGCAGCGCGCTGCCGATCCCGAACGGGCACCTGTTCTCGTGTCGCACGCCGCTGCAGGGCGCGCTGCACGCCCCGACCGCCTCGGTGGCGGTCAACCCGGTCTTGGGCGACATCAACGCCCGCGGCGGGGTCGGGGCGGGCCTGGCCCTGCCGGAGAACTAGGCGGGAAGTCAGTTCAGGATCTTGAGCACGGCGTCGTGGAGCAACCCGTTGGTGGCCACGGCGCTGCCGCCGTGCGGGCCGGCCTCGCCTTCCACCGAGGTGAACACGCCGCCGGCCTCACGCACGATGACGTCGAGGGCCGCCAGGTCCCACAGCGAGACCTCCGGCTCGGCGCCGACGTCGACGGCGCCCTCCGCCACGAGGCAGTAGGAGTAGAAGTCGCCGTAGCCGCGCAGACGCCAGGTGGCGTCGGTCAACGCGATGAAATTGTCGCGGATGCCGCGGTCGGCCCAGCCGGACAGGGAGCTGAAGGACACGGAAGCGTCGGCCAGCTCGGCGACGCCGGAGACGTTCATGCGGCTGGGCGACCCCGACTTGAAGGTGCGCCACGCGCCGGCGTCCTCGGCGGCGTACCAGCGCCGCCCCAGGGCGGGGGCGGAGACCACGCCGACGACCGGGCGGCCGTCGACGAGCAGAGAAATCAGGGTCGCCCACACAGGCACGCCGCGGACGAAGTTTTTGGTGCCGTCGATGGGGTCGATGACCCACTGGCGGCCCTCGTGGACGGCTTCGCCGCCGAACTCCTCACCGAGGATGGCGTCGGAGGGGCGGGCGGACTCGATCTTTTCCCGCAGCGCCTTCTCGGTGGCGAGGTCAGCGTCGGAGACCGGGGTCATGTCGGGCTTGGATTCGACGTTGAGGTCGGCGGCCTCGAAGCGCTCGAAGGTCAGGGAATCAGCGGCGTCCGCCAGCTCGAGGGCGAGGGCGAGGTCATCAGCGTAGGTGCTCATGACCGCCATTCTAGGACGCGTCGAGGGCCCCGGCGGTCAGCAGCTCTGCCGTCTGCGCCACCACCTCCGGATTTCCGGCCACGGACCAGACGACCCCGCCGGCCTTGACCTTGCGGGCGACGCCGCCCACGCCCTCGACGAGTGCCTTGCCCGGCAACCAGTCCCAGTCGGCGACGGTGTGCTGCGTCCAGGCGCCGAGTTGCCCGGCGGCCACTCCGGCGAGGTCCACGGAACCGGCGCCGAACATGCGCACGGTGGCGAAGCTGCGGGCCGTGTTGCGCCAGCTGCTGCGCACCGCCGGATCATTCATCCAGGAAGGGTGCAGATATGTACCGATGGACAGCTGGCCCGCGGGGGCGTCGGCAAGCCGCGGCAGCGCCTGGCCGTTGACGGTCGTCGGGATCTCCGGCCCGCCGAACCAGGTGTAGCCCGGCACCGGGCGGTGCACGGCCCCGAAGAGCAGTCGGTCCGGGGCGGAGGGTGAGCCTTCGACCAGGGCGAGGGCGGAGCACCAGTAGTCGGAGCCGGACGTGAAGTTGTAGGTGCCGTCGACGGGGTCGATCACCCACGTGCGCCCCGTCCGGGAGGGGCGGGCGGCGCCTTCTTCGCCGAGCACGCCGTCGTCGGGGCGCAGGGCGTCGAGCACCCCCGCCACAAAGGCCTCGGCGGCGCGGTCGGCGTCGGTGACGACGTCGGAGACCGAGGTCTTGAAGTCGGTGGCGACCCCGGCCGAACGCATCCGGGCGGCGAGCTGACCGGCCTCGTTCACCAACCCGCGGGCCAGCTCCTCGTCGCCGGCGGCGGCGTGGGCGGCCACAAAATCATCGATGAGGGAAGCGGTGTCCTTGTCGTCGGTCATGGCCACCATTGTGCCCCACCGCGCCTGCTCCGGACGGGCAAGGCCTGGCGCAGCCGCCTGGGCGAGTACCATTTGACGCATGAGACCGGAGATTACCCAGCACCTCGAAGAGATCGACGCGACCCTCACGACCATCGAGAAGGTCATGAACCTCGACGAGATGGCGGAGCGGGTCCGCGAGCTCGAGCAGCAGGCGTCCGATCCGTCCCTGTGGGACGACCCCGCCCTCGCGCAGGGGGTTACCAGCGAGCTGTCCAGCGTGCAGGCCAAGCTGCGGAAAGTCACTGAACTGCGCTCCCGACTCGACGACGTGCCCGTCATGTACGAGCTGGCGGAAGAGGAGGAGGACGGCGACACCTCGATCGTCGACGAGGAGATCGCCGACTTGGCCGAGGCCGTCGATTCCCTCGAGGTCACCACCATGCTCTCGGGCGAATACGACGAGCGCGAGGCCGTGATCAACATCCGCGCCGGCGCCGGCGGAGTCGACGCCGCGGACTTCGCGGAAATGCTCATGCGCATGTACACCCGCTGGGCGGAGAAGAACGGCCACAAGGTCGACGTCTACGACACCTCCTATGCGGAGGAGGCCGGCATCAAGTCCGCCACCTTCGTCGTCCACGGCGAATACATGTACGGCCAGCTCTCCGTCGAACAGGGCGCGCACCGCCTCGTGCGCCTGAGCCCCTTCGACAACCAGGGTCGCCGGCAGACCTCCTTCGCCGAGGTGGAGGTGTTGCCGGTGGTGGAGACGACCGACCACATCGACGTGCCCGACGCCGATATCCGCGTCGACGTCTACCGCTCCTCCGGCCCGGGCGGGCAGTCGGTCAACACCACCGACTCCGCCGTGCGCATCACGCACGTGCCCACCGGGATCGTGGTGACCTGCCAGAACGAAAAATCCCAGATCCAGAACAAGGCCTCCGCGATGCGCGTGCTGCAGGCGAAGCTGCTGGAGCGACAGCGCCAGGAGGAAAAGGCCGAGATGGACGCCCTCGGCGCGGGCGGCAACGCCTCCTGGGGCAACCAGATGCGCTCGTATGTCCTGCATCCGTACCAGATGGTCAAGGACCTGCGTACCAACTACGAGGTCGGCGACCCGTCGAAGGTGCTCGACGGAGACATCGACGGTTTCCTCGAAGCCGGCATCCGGTGGCGGATGGCGGAGGAGCGCGGCGAAGATTAATCGGCGCGGGGGCTGTTTCCGACGCCGGGGCGAGAGATAGCATGTAGCGGGTGATCACCTTTGAATCCGTGACCAAGATCTACGAAGACCCCGCCGACCCTGCCCTCCACGACCTTTCGCTGAGCATCGGGAAAGGGGAGTTCGTCTTTCTGATCGGGCCGTCCGGATCCGGCAAATCCACTTTTTTGAACCTGCTCATCCG from Corynebacterium maris DSM 45190 includes these protein-coding regions:
- the hisN gene encoding histidinol-phosphatase, which codes for MSTYADDLALALELADAADSLTFERFEAADLNVESKPDMTPVSDADLATEKALREKIESARPSDAILGEEFGGEAVHEGRQWVIDPIDGTKNFVRGVPVWATLISLLVDGRPVVGVVSAPALGRRWYAAEDAGAWRTFKSGSPSRMNVSGVAELADASVSFSSLSGWADRGIRDNFIALTDATWRLRGYGDFYSYCLVAEGAVDVGAEPEVSLWDLAALDVIVREAGGVFTSVEGEAGPHGGSAVATNGLLHDAVLKILN
- a CDS encoding inositol monophosphatase family protein, whose amino-acid sequence is MVAMTDDKDTASLIDDFVAAHAAAGDEELARGLVNEAGQLAARMRSAGVATDFKTSVSDVVTDADRAAEAFVAGVLDALRPDDGVLGEEGAARPSRTGRTWVIDPVDGTYNFTSGSDYWCSALALVEGSPSAPDRLLFGAVHRPVPGYTWFGGPEIPTTVNGQALPRLADAPAGQLSIGTYLHPSWMNDPAVRSSWRNTARSFATVRMFGAGSVDLAGVAAGQLGAWTQHTVADWDWLPGKALVEGVGGVARKVKAGGVVWSVAGNPEVVAQTAELLTAGALDAS
- the prfB gene encoding peptide chain release factor 2 encodes the protein MRPEITQHLEEIDATLTTIEKVMNLDEMAERVRELEQQASDPSLWDDPALAQGVTSELSSVQAKLRKVTELRSRLDDVPVMYELAEEEEDGDTSIVDEEIADLAEAVDSLEVTTMLSGEYDEREAVINIRAGAGGVDAADFAEMLMRMYTRWAEKNGHKVDVYDTSYAEEAGIKSATFVVHGEYMYGQLSVEQGAHRLVRLSPFDNQGRRQTSFAEVEVLPVVETTDHIDVPDADIRVDVYRSSGPGGQSVNTTDSAVRITHVPTGIVVTCQNEKSQIQNKASAMRVLQAKLLERQRQEEKAEMDALGAGGNASWGNQMRSYVLHPYQMVKDLRTNYEVGDPSKVLDGDIDGFLEAGIRWRMAEERGED